The following are encoded in a window of Scleropages formosus chromosome 7, fSclFor1.1, whole genome shotgun sequence genomic DNA:
- the il17c gene encoding interleukin-17C, producing the protein MRVLYVCVLLALSLRGLARRLRHKECFDEDEMKARVDRFLRNHVAEPVPETAGQLGGHMKGHMEGHVEGQLCSSFQLQASSPHHSNRSISPWRYRIDYDEDRYPKSVAVAVCLCEGCIINGTEDTSYNSVPVRQVRRVLRRVRCPLNSTRYSLKTSLMEVPVACTCVIPKQ; encoded by the exons ATGAGg gtgcTCTACGTGTGTGTGCTGCTCGCTCTGAGCCTCCGCGGACTGGCGAGGAGGCTGCGCCACAAAGAATGCTTCGACGAGGACGAGATGAAAGCGCGCGTGGACAGGTTTCTGCGGAACCACGTGGCCGAACCCGTCCCTGAGACGGCGGGGCAGCTTGGGGGGCACATGAAGGGGCACATGGAGGGGCACGTGGAGGGGCAGCTGTGCTCCAGCTTCCAGCTGCAGGCCTCCTCCCCGCACCACAGCAACCGCTCTATCTCCCCCTGGCGGTACAG AATTGACTACGACGAAGACAGGTACCCGAAATCTGTGGCCGTCGCCGTGTGCCTTTGCGAGGGCTGCATCATTAACGGCACCGAGGACACGAGCTACAACTCCGTGCCCGTGAGGCAGGTGAGGAGGGTGCTGCGGCGCGTGCGCTGCCCCTTGAACTCCACGAGGTACTCCCTGAAGACCAGCTTGATGGAAGTGCCCGTGGCCTGTACCTGCGTTATACCGAAGCAGTGA